One window of Marinomonas primoryensis genomic DNA carries:
- a CDS encoding type I glyceraldehyde-3-phosphate dehydrogenase produces the protein MLRVAINGYGRIGRSVLRALYENGYRDHIQVVAINELSDIETISYLTRYDTTHGRFPKPVSTKDNALIIDDDAILCFSCATPDEMDWASLELDMVIECSGSFSDRYGAQAYLDAGVPRMLLSQPAAADVDATIVYGFNHQDIQPHHDIVSAASCTTNCLIPVLDIIKQFSGVVHGMTQTIHSAMNDQPVIDGYHKKDLRLTRAALSSIIPVDTGLAKGITRMMPELEGKMGCNAVRVPTLNVSVIDLVLRTERDVTVEQINQQLEQAANSKYAGLMGFTKEAHASVDFNHDPRSVIIDSTQTQVIDQRMVKLLCWFDNEWGYANRMLDVATYWAGVIKQSNLD, from the coding sequence ATGTTGCGAGTCGCTATCAATGGTTATGGTCGAATAGGTCGTTCGGTATTGCGAGCGCTTTATGAAAACGGCTACCGCGATCACATTCAAGTGGTTGCTATTAATGAATTGTCCGACATCGAGACAATCAGTTATCTAACGCGCTATGACACCACGCATGGCCGCTTTCCTAAACCTGTATCCACAAAAGACAACGCGCTGATCATCGATGACGATGCGATCCTGTGTTTTTCCTGTGCTACACCAGATGAAATGGATTGGGCGTCTCTTGAGCTGGATATGGTGATTGAGTGCTCAGGGAGTTTTTCTGATCGCTATGGTGCGCAGGCGTATTTGGATGCGGGGGTGCCGAGGATGTTACTTTCTCAGCCGGCGGCGGCGGATGTGGACGCGACGATTGTCTACGGTTTTAATCATCAGGATATCCAGCCACATCATGATATTGTCTCGGCGGCGTCTTGTACCACGAATTGCTTGATTCCTGTATTGGATATTATTAAGCAATTTTCTGGTGTGGTGCATGGCATGACTCAGACGATTCATTCTGCAATGAATGATCAGCCTGTTATTGATGGATACCATAAGAAAGATTTACGTTTGACGCGCGCCGCGTTGAGCTCAATTATTCCGGTGGATACGGGGCTAGCGAAAGGGATTACGCGCATGATGCCAGAACTAGAAGGCAAAATGGGCTGTAACGCGGTGCGTGTGCCGACCTTGAACGTCTCCGTTATCGATTTAGTGTTGCGCACAGAGCGGGACGTGACAGTAGAACAAATTAATCAGCAATTAGAGCAAGCGGCAAACTCAAAATACGCAGGCCTAATGGGATTTACTAAAGAAGCGCATGCTTCTGTGGATTTCAACCACGATCCACGATCGGTGATTATTGACAGCACGCAAACTCAGGTTATTGATCAGCGTATGGTGAAGTTACTGTGCTGGTTTGATAATGAATGGGGCTATGCTAACCGTATGTTGGATGTGGCGACGTATTGGGCGGGTGTGATTAAACAATCGAATTTAGATTAG
- the tkt gene encoding transketolase, with product MPSRKQLANAIRALSMDAVQKANSGHPGAPMGMADIAEVLWNDFLKHNPNNSKWVDRDRFVLSNGHGSMLIYSLLHLSGYKLPIEELKQFRQLHSKTPGHPEYGYTDGVETTTGPLGAGVSNAVGMAIAEKTLAAQFNREGHTVVDHNTYCFLGDGCLMEGISHEVCSLAGTLKLGKLVAFWDDNGISIDGHVEGWFTDNTPQRFEAYGWHVIADVDGHDPVAIKAAIEAAKAETSKPTLICCKTVIGFGSPNKSGSHDCHGAPLGDAEIAAAREFLEWPYAPFEIPADVYSGWDAKEDGAAREVEWDAKFAAYQAAFPELAAEFERRVIKGELPADFEAKAQAFVQESQDKGENIASRKASQNAIGFFGAMLPELLGGSADLAGSNLTLWSGSKGIQDDPAGNYIYYGVREFGMSGIMNGASLHGGFINYGATFMMFMEYARNAVRMSALMGIQNVFVYTHDSIGQGEDGPTHQPVEQLANLRMTPNMMVWRPCDAAETAVAWKAAVERRDGPTSLIFSRQGLPAQARDAEQLANVAKGGYVLQDCAGTADLILIATGSEIGLAMASAEALTAKGNKVRVVSMPSTNVFDAQDAAYKASVLPSNVTKRVAIEAAHADYWYKYVGFEGAMVGMTTFGESAPGGDLLKHFGFTVENVVETAEKILVV from the coding sequence ATGCCGTCTCGGAAACAACTCGCTAACGCCATACGTGCATTAAGTATGGATGCCGTTCAAAAAGCTAATTCAGGTCACCCAGGCGCGCCAATGGGTATGGCCGATATCGCTGAAGTATTATGGAATGATTTTTTAAAGCATAACCCGAACAATTCTAAATGGGTTGATCGTGACCGCTTTGTATTGTCTAACGGTCATGGCTCCATGTTGATCTATTCTCTTTTACACCTTTCTGGCTATAAATTGCCAATTGAAGAGCTAAAACAATTTCGCCAGCTTCACTCTAAAACACCAGGTCACCCAGAATACGGCTACACCGATGGCGTAGAAACCACCACGGGCCCTTTAGGCGCGGGTGTTAGTAACGCGGTAGGTATGGCCATTGCTGAGAAGACCTTGGCCGCGCAGTTTAACCGTGAAGGTCATACGGTAGTTGACCACAATACTTATTGCTTCCTTGGCGATGGCTGTTTGATGGAAGGCATTTCCCACGAAGTCTGTTCATTAGCGGGTACATTGAAATTAGGTAAATTGGTCGCTTTTTGGGATGACAACGGTATTTCTATCGATGGTCATGTTGAAGGCTGGTTTACAGACAACACACCACAACGCTTTGAAGCTTACGGCTGGCACGTTATTGCAGACGTAGATGGTCACGATCCAGTGGCAATTAAAGCGGCGATCGAAGCCGCGAAAGCAGAAACTAGCAAGCCTACTTTGATTTGCTGCAAAACAGTGATTGGTTTTGGCTCACCTAATAAGTCTGGTAGCCATGATTGTCACGGCGCACCATTAGGTGATGCTGAAATTGCTGCCGCGCGTGAATTTCTTGAATGGCCTTATGCTCCTTTCGAAATCCCCGCTGATGTATATTCTGGTTGGGATGCGAAAGAAGACGGCGCGGCTCGTGAAGTTGAATGGGACGCGAAATTTGCAGCGTATCAAGCGGCTTTCCCAGAGTTGGCGGCAGAATTTGAACGTCGTGTGATTAAAGGCGAGTTGCCTGCCGATTTTGAAGCCAAAGCACAAGCCTTTGTTCAAGAAAGCCAAGACAAAGGCGAGAACATCGCTAGCCGTAAAGCATCACAAAATGCGATCGGATTCTTTGGTGCAATGTTGCCTGAATTGTTAGGTGGTTCTGCAGATCTTGCTGGTTCTAACTTGACGCTATGGTCTGGCTCAAAAGGCATTCAAGATGATCCTGCTGGCAACTACATTTATTACGGTGTTCGTGAATTTGGTATGAGCGGCATCATGAATGGTGCGTCCTTGCACGGTGGTTTTATCAACTACGGCGCGACTTTCATGATGTTCATGGAATACGCACGTAATGCGGTTCGTATGTCTGCGTTGATGGGCATCCAAAACGTATTTGTGTATACCCATGACTCCATTGGTCAGGGTGAAGATGGGCCAACGCATCAGCCTGTTGAGCAATTGGCTAACTTGCGCATGACACCAAACATGATGGTTTGGCGTCCATGTGATGCTGCAGAAACTGCAGTGGCTTGGAAAGCAGCGGTAGAGCGTCGTGACGGTCCAACGTCATTGATCTTCTCTCGCCAAGGTTTACCAGCTCAAGCACGTGATGCTGAACAGTTAGCAAATGTCGCCAAAGGCGGTTATGTCCTTCAGGATTGCGCTGGTACGGCAGATCTTATTTTGATCGCGACCGGCTCTGAAATCGGTTTAGCGATGGCGTCTGCTGAAGCATTAACAGCGAAAGGTAACAAGGTGCGTGTTGTGTCTATGCCATCAACTAATGTGTTTGATGCTCAAGATGCCGCGTATAAAGCGTCTGTACTGCCAAGTAACGTGACTAAACGTGTTGCTATTGAAGCGGCGCATGCTGACTACTGGTACAAGTACGTTGGGTTTGAGGGCGCGATGGTAGGTATGACCACATTTGGTGAGTCTGCGCCTGGTGGCGATCTTCTGAAACACTTCGGCTTTACCGTAGAAAATGTTGTCGAAACTGCCGAGAAGATCTTAGTAGTGTAA
- the metK gene encoding methionine adenosyltransferase — MSEYSLFTSESVSEGHPDKIADQVSDAILDAILAKDPEARVACETLVKTGMVLVAGEVRTNAWVDIEEIARGVIREIGYNSSDMGFDWESCAVMNAIGKQSAEIAMGVDEADEHEQGAGDQGLMFGFATNETDVLMPAPITYAHRLVKRQAEVRKNGTLDFLRPDAKSQVTFRYDENGKPCAIDAVVLSTQHSKSIKQADLREAVMEEIIKPVLPAEWLSKDTKYFINPTGQFIIGGPVGDCGLTGRKIIVDTYGGMARHGGGAFSGKDPSKVDRSAAYAGRYVAKNIVAAGLADKCEIQISYAIGVAEPTSISINTFGTGKVSDTVISQLVREHFELRPAGLIKMLDLKRPIYLPTAAYGHFGREDENFTWEKTDKADALRKAAGL, encoded by the coding sequence ATGTCCGAATATTCTTTATTTACCTCAGAATCCGTGTCTGAAGGTCATCCAGATAAAATTGCAGACCAAGTATCTGACGCCATTCTAGACGCCATCCTAGCAAAAGACCCAGAAGCCCGTGTGGCGTGTGAAACCCTAGTAAAAACAGGCATGGTATTGGTGGCGGGTGAAGTGCGCACCAACGCTTGGGTCGACATCGAAGAGATAGCTCGCGGCGTTATCCGCGAAATTGGCTACAACAGTTCAGACATGGGATTCGATTGGGAGTCTTGTGCCGTGATGAACGCCATTGGTAAACAGTCGGCAGAAATCGCGATGGGCGTTGATGAAGCAGATGAACACGAACAAGGCGCAGGCGACCAAGGCTTAATGTTCGGTTTTGCGACCAATGAAACCGACGTGTTAATGCCTGCTCCGATTACTTATGCGCATCGCCTGGTTAAACGCCAAGCCGAAGTCCGCAAAAATGGCACATTAGACTTTCTTCGCCCAGACGCGAAAAGCCAAGTCACGTTCCGCTACGATGAAAACGGTAAGCCTTGCGCGATTGATGCGGTTGTTTTGTCAACGCAGCACAGCAAATCGATAAAACAAGCTGACCTTCGTGAAGCGGTAATGGAAGAAATCATCAAACCCGTTCTTCCAGCTGAATGGTTATCAAAAGACACCAAATATTTCATCAACCCAACGGGACAATTCATCATTGGTGGACCAGTGGGCGATTGTGGTTTAACCGGTCGTAAAATCATTGTTGATACTTACGGCGGCATGGCACGCCATGGCGGCGGCGCTTTCTCTGGTAAAGACCCATCTAAGGTTGATCGTTCTGCGGCTTACGCCGGTCGCTATGTGGCGAAAAATATCGTTGCCGCTGGTCTTGCAGACAAATGTGAAATCCAGATTTCCTACGCCATTGGTGTAGCAGAGCCAACATCGATTAGCATTAATACTTTCGGTACTGGCAAAGTAAGCGATACAGTTATCTCACAATTGGTTCGCGAGCACTTTGAATTACGCCCAGCGGGTTTAATAAAAATGCTCGATCTAAAACGTCCAATTTATCTGCCAACGGCGGCTTACGGGCACTTTGGTCGCGAAGACGAGAATTTCACTTGGGAAAAAACAGACAAAGCAGACGCATTACGTAAAGCCGCTGGTTTATAA
- a CDS encoding 16S rRNA (uracil(1498)-N(3))-methyltransferase: protein MRIPRIFIDTELNENTTLALPDSSFQHLCKVLRLKSDHPIRVFNGKGGQFNATLCDVEKRSANIRIAGFEALNNESPIQVTIGQTLSRGERMDYAIQKAVEAGVYAIQPLFSERCEVKLQDSRAEKRLQHWQQVAISATEQCGRGIVPIVCAPLELSYWIVNCNEMLKLTLHHHSAKPIRYFERPTNNRVCLLIGPEGGLSSDEVQLAENNGFNAISLGPRVLRTETAPVVALSVINTLWGDI, encoded by the coding sequence ATGCGTATTCCAAGAATTTTTATCGATACAGAACTCAATGAGAATACGACCCTTGCCCTACCTGATTCGTCATTTCAGCATTTATGCAAAGTGCTACGATTAAAGTCAGATCATCCTATTAGAGTCTTTAACGGCAAAGGAGGTCAGTTTAATGCCACCTTATGTGATGTAGAGAAACGTAGCGCAAACATCCGTATTGCCGGCTTTGAAGCACTGAATAATGAATCACCAATACAAGTTACCATCGGGCAAACATTATCCCGAGGCGAGCGAATGGACTATGCTATTCAAAAAGCAGTCGAAGCTGGCGTCTACGCCATTCAGCCACTGTTCAGTGAACGCTGTGAAGTTAAATTACAAGACAGCCGAGCCGAGAAGCGCTTACAGCATTGGCAGCAAGTAGCAATTAGCGCAACGGAACAATGTGGTCGAGGTATTGTCCCTATTGTCTGTGCGCCATTAGAATTGAGCTATTGGATCGTGAATTGTAATGAAATGTTAAAGCTAACATTGCATCATCACAGTGCAAAACCCATTCGCTACTTTGAACGCCCAACAAACAACAGAGTTTGTTTACTCATAGGACCTGAAGGTGGTTTAAGCAGTGATGAAGTCCAACTCGCTGAAAACAATGGTTTTAATGCTATTTCTTTAGGCCCAAGAGTACTAAGAACTGAAACCGCTCCTGTGGTTGCTCTTAGTGTTATTAATACTTTGTGGGGCGATATTTAA
- a CDS encoding TolC family outer membrane protein: MFYRIVMICTVYTGTLFLPATAQAISLEEATYTAIENSPTVRQSIAEYREFKENTELARRSGYYPSADISAGIGHETTYADNATSEDIDLTRRELTLSLNQPLFNGFSTQNEVERLSSEAEAQRWAALIAVENTALEVAQVYANILRYRELVTLAELNLKTHERIYGQIKLKSDSGIGRQSDLSQITARLAKAHANHFAAINNLTDAESNYYNIVGEFPPKNLIYPVPDNDLLPKDLDSAINEALKKNPAIEGAYWDVAATESLQKITDADNYPSVNFVVERTWNNNIDGSEGPSEDLLAMVRLNYNLYSGGAHKRKKEVAVQKNVQATEIRRQTIRDTELTVRLSWAAFEATNGQKEHIRQYVIATKESQIAYEKQFRLGRRTLLDVLDSENELFQARQDYVNADYDELFSEFRLFNAKGELMRAFRIYRPQLLGFNDEFDKKQAPPTGRPSAVDELKAAENTIQEDSSTSPQTPPTNSTKNTQESELFLDAGGNAGSW, from the coding sequence ATGTTTTACCGAATAGTTATGATTTGCACGGTTTATACAGGGACGCTTTTTTTACCGGCAACCGCACAAGCAATCTCTCTTGAAGAGGCAACGTATACCGCAATAGAAAACAGCCCTACCGTTAGACAATCTATTGCAGAATACCGCGAGTTTAAAGAAAACACTGAGTTAGCTCGTCGTTCCGGCTATTACCCAAGCGCGGACATCTCCGCTGGGATAGGACACGAAACCACCTACGCGGACAACGCTACCTCGGAAGACATCGACCTGACTCGCCGAGAGTTAACACTGTCGCTTAATCAGCCTCTTTTCAATGGCTTTTCGACACAAAACGAAGTGGAACGACTGTCCAGTGAAGCAGAAGCCCAGCGCTGGGCTGCGCTGATTGCAGTAGAAAATACCGCACTCGAAGTCGCTCAAGTTTACGCCAACATTTTACGATACCGTGAACTCGTTACTCTTGCCGAACTGAACTTAAAAACACACGAACGCATTTACGGGCAAATCAAACTAAAAAGTGATTCTGGCATTGGACGTCAATCAGACCTGAGCCAAATAACCGCTCGTCTTGCTAAGGCGCACGCGAATCACTTCGCGGCAATCAACAACCTGACAGATGCGGAAAGTAACTATTACAATATCGTTGGAGAGTTTCCACCTAAAAATCTCATTTACCCCGTACCTGATAATGACTTGCTGCCAAAGGATCTGGATTCTGCCATCAATGAAGCACTGAAGAAAAACCCAGCAATCGAAGGAGCATATTGGGATGTTGCCGCAACAGAAAGTCTCCAAAAAATCACCGATGCTGACAACTACCCTAGCGTGAACTTTGTCGTAGAGCGGACATGGAATAATAATATAGACGGTAGCGAAGGCCCAAGCGAAGACTTGCTCGCTATGGTGCGCCTAAACTATAACCTGTACAGCGGTGGTGCACACAAACGTAAAAAAGAAGTCGCAGTTCAGAAAAATGTTCAAGCAACAGAAATACGACGTCAAACCATTAGAGACACAGAACTCACCGTTCGACTGTCATGGGCGGCTTTTGAAGCCACTAATGGCCAGAAAGAACACATCCGACAATATGTTATTGCTACGAAAGAGTCTCAAATAGCGTATGAAAAACAATTTCGCCTAGGGCGTCGTACACTGTTAGACGTACTTGATAGTGAAAATGAGCTGTTCCAAGCTCGCCAAGACTACGTAAATGCAGACTATGATGAACTCTTCTCTGAATTTCGTCTCTTTAATGCAAAAGGTGAGCTGATGCGTGCCTTTCGTATTTATCGCCCTCAGTTGCTTGGTTTTAATGATGAGTTTGATAAAAAACAAGCACCACCGACGGGTCGCCCAAGCGCCGTTGATGAGCTAAAAGCGGCTGAAAATACGATACAAGAGGATTCCTCTACATCACCTCAAACTCCACCAACAAATAGCACTAAGAACACACAAGAAAGTGAGCTTTTTCTTGATGCCGGTGGCAATGCAGGAAGTTGGTAA
- the gshB gene encoding glutathione synthase, protein MTIKLGIVMDPISSINYKKDTSLAMLWAAAEKGWQLIYMEQKDLFLDNGKAYAMTRPLNVHKDPAHFYDLGEESKMPLGELDVILMRKDPPFDSEFVYSTMILEQAERDGALVVNNPKSLRDCNEKLFATQFPQCCPPVLVTRRADLLKSFHKEHGDVIFKPLDGMGGTSIFRIKPDDSNVSVIIETLTNMGVEQIMAQKFIPEIKQGDKRILVVNGEPVPFALARIPASGETRGNLAAGGRGEGRPLTDRDRWICDQVIPSLKEKGLMFVGLDVIGDYLTEINVTSPTCVRELDTQFGLNIAMTLIEAIEKRLQ, encoded by the coding sequence ATGACTATCAAGCTCGGCATTGTAATGGATCCAATTTCATCCATTAACTACAAAAAAGACACGTCACTCGCCATGCTATGGGCTGCGGCCGAAAAGGGCTGGCAACTTATTTACATGGAGCAAAAAGACTTATTTCTAGACAATGGCAAAGCGTATGCCATGACTCGCCCACTGAATGTTCATAAAGACCCGGCTCATTTTTATGATCTAGGTGAAGAAAGCAAAATGCCATTAGGCGAGCTGGATGTGATCTTAATGCGAAAAGATCCGCCATTTGATAGCGAATTCGTCTACAGCACCATGATTTTGGAACAAGCAGAAAGAGACGGCGCTCTTGTTGTCAACAATCCCAAAAGCTTACGCGACTGCAATGAAAAGCTTTTTGCCACTCAATTTCCACAATGCTGTCCTCCGGTATTGGTTACCCGACGCGCCGATTTACTGAAAAGCTTTCATAAAGAACACGGCGATGTGATCTTTAAACCACTAGATGGCATGGGTGGTACGTCTATTTTCCGCATTAAACCTGACGATTCAAATGTTAGCGTTATTATTGAAACATTAACAAACATGGGCGTAGAGCAAATTATGGCGCAAAAGTTTATCCCTGAAATAAAACAAGGCGATAAACGTATTCTCGTTGTGAATGGGGAGCCTGTACCTTTTGCGCTGGCACGAATTCCAGCATCAGGCGAGACCAGAGGAAACCTAGCCGCAGGCGGTCGTGGGGAAGGCCGACCACTAACCGATCGTGACCGTTGGATTTGTGATCAAGTTATCCCATCACTAAAAGAGAAAGGATTAATGTTTGTCGGCTTAGACGTGATCGGTGATTATCTCACCGAAATCAATGTGACAAGCCCAACCTGTGTCCGTGAATTAGACACTCAATTTGGCTTAAATATCGCCATGACATTGATAGAAGCCATAGAAAAGCGTCTTCAGTAA
- a CDS encoding energy transducer TonB: MRTIDKFSVALFIAISAHVLMVMLIGFDFELPAPKPKTLEVTLVQHTTKAPKDADFIAQANQQASGTELRKKKLTTTENSRFLSDTIQEISPPVQPQLASAEPIDEPSLLATKNQKAVFEIAKESEKEPKTLEEQFRGETQIPSHLSNDIATLEALLDQQRQSYAKRPRIRRLTSVSAKAAMDAQYLDDWRRRIERIGNIHYPEEAKRNHLYGELRLAVILLPNGHVDDIEVLHSSGVRVLDDAAMRIVRLAEPFQVFPTELKKEVDQLEIIRTWRFVTGDQLQSQ, translated from the coding sequence ATGCGAACAATAGACAAGTTTTCTGTCGCACTCTTCATCGCCATTAGCGCTCATGTGCTAATGGTGATGCTGATTGGCTTCGACTTTGAACTACCAGCGCCTAAGCCAAAAACGCTTGAAGTGACCTTGGTTCAACATACAACGAAAGCACCAAAGGATGCTGACTTCATTGCCCAAGCAAATCAACAAGCAAGCGGAACTGAGCTGCGTAAGAAAAAGCTTACCACCACAGAAAACTCACGTTTTTTATCGGATACGATTCAAGAAATTTCGCCACCCGTGCAACCACAATTGGCTTCTGCAGAACCGATTGACGAGCCAAGCTTATTAGCCACAAAAAACCAAAAAGCCGTCTTTGAAATAGCCAAGGAATCAGAGAAAGAACCCAAAACCCTTGAAGAACAATTTCGTGGTGAAACACAAATTCCGAGTCATCTATCTAATGATATTGCGACTCTAGAGGCCTTACTCGACCAACAACGTCAATCCTATGCAAAACGCCCAAGAATACGACGACTCACCTCAGTTTCAGCCAAAGCAGCTATGGACGCTCAATACCTAGATGATTGGCGGCGGAGAATCGAACGCATTGGCAACATACACTACCCAGAAGAAGCGAAGCGCAACCACCTCTATGGAGAGCTGCGCTTAGCCGTTATTTTACTGCCTAATGGCCATGTGGATGATATTGAAGTACTTCACTCCTCAGGCGTTAGAGTATTAGATGATGCCGCCATGCGAATCGTTCGTTTAGCCGAACCTTTTCAAGTTTTTCCAACGGAGTTAAAAAAAGAAGTGGATCAACTGGAAATCATTCGCACATGGCGATTTGTTACTGGCGACCAATTACAAAGCCAATGA
- the rpoH gene encoding RNA polymerase sigma factor RpoH, translating into MGKTLQPTDIMIPGQNLESYIQAVSRIPILTADEEKTLAERLYYQEDLEAARTLVMSHLRFVVHIAKSYSGYGLAQGDLIQEGNVGLMKAVKRFNPEVGVRLVSFAVHWIKAEIHEFILKNWRIVKVATTKAQRKMFFNLRSAKKTLSWFSNSEVESVASDLGVTPEVVRQMEGRLSSSDMAFDASADDDDESAFKAPSQYLEDHRADPATLLENGNWEEDSNQRLEVAMSDLDERSRNILVQRWLSDAKSTLHELADEYGVSAERIRQLEKNAMKKIRLAMGDGQFD; encoded by the coding sequence ATGGGTAAAACTCTCCAGCCTACGGATATTATGATTCCAGGCCAGAACCTAGAGTCCTACATACAAGCCGTTAGCCGAATTCCGATTTTAACCGCTGACGAAGAAAAAACCTTGGCTGAGCGTCTTTATTATCAAGAAGACCTTGAAGCCGCGCGTACCTTGGTTATGTCGCATTTAAGGTTTGTTGTGCATATTGCAAAAAGTTACTCTGGCTACGGTTTAGCCCAAGGTGATTTGATTCAGGAAGGCAATGTTGGCTTGATGAAAGCTGTGAAGCGCTTTAATCCTGAAGTTGGCGTGCGCCTTGTTTCTTTCGCCGTGCATTGGATTAAAGCTGAGATCCATGAATTTATTTTGAAAAACTGGCGTATCGTTAAAGTAGCAACCACGAAAGCTCAGCGCAAAATGTTCTTTAATTTGCGCAGCGCGAAAAAGACACTGTCTTGGTTCAGTAACTCAGAAGTCGAGTCTGTCGCTAGCGATTTAGGCGTAACGCCTGAAGTGGTTCGTCAAATGGAAGGCCGTTTAAGTTCTTCTGATATGGCATTCGATGCTTCAGCAGACGATGATGATGAAAGTGCTTTTAAAGCGCCGTCACAATATTTAGAAGATCATCGAGCTGATCCTGCGACCTTACTTGAAAACGGTAACTGGGAAGAAGACTCGAATCAGCGACTCGAAGTGGCTATGTCTGATCTTGATGAACGCAGCCGTAATATTCTTGTCCAGCGCTGGTTGTCTGATGCGAAATCAACCTTACATGAGTTGGCCGATGAATACGGAGTGTCAGCAGAACGTATTCGACAACTTGAAAAGAACGCAATGAAAAAAATACGTCTTGCAATGGGCGATGGTCAATTTGATTGA
- the ftsX gene encoding permease-like cell division protein FtsX, with protein MAQKPNQRGATRESIKATKHHWPTRTSFHPGKYFRQHQATLMESFMRLVGYPLASIMTVMVIAIALSLPGGLYVLLKNVQSVTDQWEQQSVITLYLFPGLEDTQALALSHRISAQKDVASVEYISKEEGLRYFERSSGYEQIMSSLPENPLPIVLRVIPKEAVDVTTLSNLQALRDQLDAQKEVEYAELDAQWLQRLANILSFGQRFVYALSVLLVVAVFLIVGNTIRMAVESRRNEVLVMKLVGATDAYIRRPFLYMGFWFGVLGGFFASLCILLLSWWVSAPAERLIELYQSGFQLQTFNADEIVLCLTISAFVGVVGAWIAVNRHITNIELQ; from the coding sequence ATGGCACAAAAGCCGAATCAACGAGGCGCGACACGCGAGTCGATTAAAGCGACCAAACATCATTGGCCGACACGGACCTCCTTTCACCCCGGTAAGTATTTCCGTCAGCATCAAGCAACATTAATGGAAAGCTTCATGCGTCTGGTGGGTTACCCATTGGCCAGTATTATGACCGTTATGGTTATCGCCATTGCATTATCGTTACCGGGCGGCTTGTATGTTTTATTGAAGAACGTGCAATCTGTTACCGATCAGTGGGAGCAGCAATCGGTTATTACGCTCTATCTTTTCCCTGGCTTAGAAGACACGCAAGCATTGGCGTTATCGCATCGTATTTCCGCGCAAAAAGATGTGGCATCGGTTGAGTACATTTCTAAAGAAGAAGGCCTTAGATATTTCGAACGATCAAGCGGATATGAGCAGATCATGTCTTCTTTACCAGAGAATCCGTTGCCGATTGTCTTACGAGTCATTCCCAAAGAAGCGGTAGACGTAACGACCTTGTCCAACTTACAAGCGTTACGTGACCAATTGGATGCGCAAAAAGAAGTGGAATACGCAGAGCTGGATGCACAATGGTTACAGCGCCTTGCCAATATACTGAGTTTTGGTCAGAGATTTGTGTATGCTTTATCTGTCTTGTTGGTGGTTGCGGTGTTTCTGATTGTGGGGAACACGATCAGAATGGCGGTCGAAAGTCGCCGTAATGAAGTCTTGGTGATGAAGTTGGTTGGTGCGACCGATGCGTATATTCGTCGACCATTTTTGTACATGGGTTTTTGGTTTGGTGTGCTTGGTGGTTTTTTTGCCAGTCTATGTATTCTCTTGCTTAGCTGGTGGGTAAGCGCACCAGCAGAAAGATTGATCGAGCTCTATCAAAGTGGTTTTCAGCTGCAGACTTTTAATGCAGATGAGATTGTTTTATGTTTAACTATTAGCGCATTTGTTGGTGTGGTCGGGGCGTGGATTGCCGTTAATCGACACATAACAAATATTGAACTGCAGTGA
- the ftsE gene encoding cell division ATP-binding protein FtsE, with protein MEIEFQRVGKKYESGQEALSQVSFHLRQGEMAFLTGHSGAGKSTLMKLMMMIERQTSGQILVDGIDLRTLSRRAIPHHRRRVGVVFQNHQLLLDRSVFHNVALPLQVSGADPQQIAKRVRAALDKVGLLDKEKYNPMALSGGEQQRVGIARAVVNKPQLLLADEPTGNLDPKLSAEIMNLFQEFNRVGVTVLVASHDLALVARMRHRVLTLNQGRMVNDGGFG; from the coding sequence GTGGAAATCGAATTTCAACGAGTGGGCAAAAAGTACGAGAGCGGGCAAGAAGCATTATCGCAAGTGAGTTTTCATTTGCGCCAAGGTGAAATGGCGTTTCTTACTGGGCATTCTGGTGCGGGTAAAAGTACTTTAATGAAACTCATGATGATGATTGAGCGCCAAACTTCTGGGCAGATCTTGGTTGATGGTATCGATTTACGCACTTTGAGCCGCCGAGCTATTCCGCATCATCGACGTCGAGTCGGTGTTGTTTTTCAAAACCACCAATTGTTATTAGATCGAAGTGTTTTTCATAACGTGGCGTTGCCTCTACAGGTGAGCGGGGCGGACCCTCAACAGATAGCAAAGCGAGTTCGTGCCGCATTGGATAAAGTGGGCTTGCTGGATAAAGAAAAATACAATCCAATGGCGTTGTCCGGTGGTGAGCAGCAGCGTGTTGGTATTGCCAGAGCGGTGGTGAATAAACCGCAACTGTTGTTAGCCGATGAACCAACGGGTAATTTGGACCCTAAACTATCCGCAGAGATCATGAATCTCTTCCAAGAATTCAATCGAGTTGGTGTGACTGTCTTAGTCGCCAGTCATGATTTGGCGTTGGTGGCGCGTATGCGTCATCGCGTATTGACCTTGAATCAAGGCCGAATGGTGAACGATGGAGGGTTTGGCTAA